The following are encoded in a window of Pseudomonas multiresinivorans genomic DNA:
- a CDS encoding DUF2809 domain-containing protein, protein MRLRFDGRSAIFALLWFAVLVWLATAGANLGWLRGFGGDVLAVIWLYCLLRAALEAPAPWLARAALACGLLIEFGQFLAATFHWQIGNRALRIVLGATPDWLDVLAYCIGFALILAARQTRLALRPAGN, encoded by the coding sequence ATGCGACTTCGTTTCGATGGACGCAGTGCGATCTTCGCGCTGCTCTGGTTCGCCGTGCTGGTCTGGCTGGCCACGGCCGGCGCGAACCTCGGCTGGCTGCGCGGCTTCGGCGGCGACGTGCTGGCGGTGATCTGGCTGTACTGCCTGCTGCGCGCCGCGCTGGAGGCACCCGCGCCCTGGCTGGCCAGAGCCGCGCTGGCCTGCGGGCTGCTGATCGAATTCGGCCAGTTCCTCGCCGCGACCTTCCACTGGCAGATCGGCAACCGCGCACTGCGCATCGTGCTGGGCGCCACGCCGGACTGGCTGGACGTACTGGCCTACTGCATCGGCTTCGCGCTGATTCTCGCGGCGCGGCAGACCCGATTGGCCCTCAGGCCAGCGGGTAACTGA
- a CDS encoding OprD family porin, whose protein sequence is MFRNRFAGALLSSALLPLCAQADLIDDSRLDTTLRNFYMLRDYRQDNAPQSQAGSWSQAVLARFSSGFTQGTIGVGVDFTGFYALKLDGGAGTSNDSNLPYDRTTGEPVDDFSRGGATLKLRYSKTTLKVGLLEPRLPVIFQDDVRVLPQTFQGVMLESKESERFKFTAAQLWNTSTRASSDRESFYLATRPASQDSNKLNLGGVDAQWTPGLSTSYYFAQLEDIYDQHYVGANFKQPVGENTALLGTLSYFHNEESGQALSGRIDNRAYGARLGVKHGSHTLSATYQRMLGEDMFPMLLGNTPQPYLVNWVTNGGFFWAQERSYQLRYDYDFASLGLPGLTLMTRYTKGTDIARPGKGDGHEYERDTDIGYTIQDGPLKTLSFLMRTSTVRSSYASDYDEVRFITSYPLAF, encoded by the coding sequence ATGTTCCGTAATCGCTTTGCCGGCGCGCTGCTTTCCAGCGCGCTGTTGCCCCTCTGCGCCCAGGCCGACCTGATCGACGACAGCCGCCTGGACACCACCCTGCGCAACTTCTACATGTTGCGCGACTACCGACAGGACAATGCCCCGCAATCCCAGGCGGGCAGTTGGTCCCAAGCCGTGCTGGCACGCTTCAGTTCGGGCTTTACCCAAGGCACCATCGGTGTCGGTGTGGACTTCACCGGTTTCTACGCCCTGAAGCTCGACGGCGGCGCCGGCACCAGCAACGACAGCAACCTGCCCTATGACCGCACGACCGGCGAGCCGGTGGATGACTTCAGCCGTGGCGGCGCCACGCTCAAGCTGCGCTATTCGAAGACCACGCTGAAGGTCGGCCTGCTGGAACCGCGCCTGCCGGTGATATTCCAGGACGATGTGCGCGTACTGCCGCAGACATTCCAGGGCGTGATGCTGGAGTCAAAGGAATCGGAGCGCTTCAAGTTCACCGCGGCCCAGTTGTGGAACACCAGCACCCGCGCCTCCAGCGATCGCGAGTCGTTCTACCTCGCCACCCGCCCCGCCAGCCAGGACAGCAACAAGCTGAACCTTGGCGGTGTCGATGCGCAGTGGACGCCCGGCCTGTCCACCAGCTACTACTTCGCCCAGCTCGAGGACATCTACGACCAGCACTATGTCGGCGCCAACTTCAAGCAACCGGTTGGCGAGAACACCGCACTGCTCGGCACCCTGAGTTACTTCCACAACGAGGAGTCCGGGCAGGCGTTGTCCGGGCGCATCGACAACCGCGCCTATGGTGCGCGGCTGGGTGTGAAGCACGGCAGCCACACGCTGTCGGCCACCTACCAGCGCATGCTGGGCGAGGACATGTTCCCCATGCTGCTGGGCAACACGCCACAGCCATACCTGGTCAACTGGGTCACCAACGGCGGGTTCTTCTGGGCTCAGGAGCGCTCCTACCAGCTGCGCTACGACTATGACTTCGCCAGCCTCGGCCTGCCGGGCCTGACCCTGATGACGCGCTACACCAAGGGCACCGACATTGCGCGCCCTGGCAAGGGCGACGGCCACGAGTACGAGCGCGATACGGATATCGGCTACACGATCCAGGACGGCCCACTG
- a CDS encoding PepSY-associated TM helix domain-containing protein — MQKKTFDFYNLAWRWHFYAGLFVAPFMILLSLTGIIYLFKPQLDPLMYSDLLTVKPGEVRLSADEQLMHLHHQNPQLQVSQYLPAPAADRSAQFVAQLDGREVNAFVDPYSGKLLGVQDAKSNLQAMARALHGELMIGTVGDRLIELAAGWGIVLVVSGLYLWWPRKRSLRVLLWPDLSRRGRALWRDVHMVVGFWGSLLMLFMLLTGMTWTGFWGKSFADVWNRFPVAMWNDVPKSDLEARTLNEAHRQTIPWAMENTPMPMSGGAHAEHMAHGSGGMAMPQISLQQVVDTADKAGVAPGYAIALPKGAEGVFTVSVFADDSRNDATLHIDQYTGKVLADVRWKDYGLVAKGVESGVMLHEGKMFGLFNQLLMLGVCLMILLSAVSGLWIWWKRRPQGRLGVPPMPHALPVWKGGVAIMIALGVAFPLVGASLLLVWALDWVVLSRIKPRSPALG, encoded by the coding sequence ATGCAGAAGAAGACATTCGATTTCTACAACCTGGCCTGGCGCTGGCATTTCTATGCCGGGCTGTTCGTTGCCCCGTTCATGATCCTGCTGTCGCTGACCGGGATCATCTACCTGTTCAAGCCGCAGCTTGACCCGCTGATGTACAGCGACCTGCTGACGGTGAAACCGGGCGAGGTGCGGCTGTCCGCCGACGAACAACTGATGCATCTGCATCACCAGAACCCGCAGTTGCAGGTCAGCCAGTACCTGCCGGCGCCGGCCGCCGATCGCAGCGCGCAGTTCGTCGCTCAACTCGATGGGCGCGAGGTGAATGCCTTCGTTGATCCTTACAGCGGCAAGCTGCTCGGCGTGCAGGACGCGAAGTCCAATCTGCAGGCCATGGCCCGTGCGCTGCACGGCGAGCTGATGATCGGCACCGTCGGTGACCGGCTGATCGAGCTGGCCGCTGGCTGGGGCATCGTATTAGTGGTGTCTGGCCTGTACCTGTGGTGGCCGCGCAAGCGCTCGCTGCGCGTGCTGCTCTGGCCGGACCTGTCCCGCCGAGGCCGTGCGCTGTGGCGCGATGTGCATATGGTGGTTGGCTTCTGGGGCTCGCTGCTGATGCTGTTCATGCTTCTCACCGGCATGACCTGGACCGGCTTCTGGGGCAAGTCCTTCGCCGATGTCTGGAACCGTTTCCCGGTGGCTATGTGGAACGACGTGCCCAAATCGGACCTGGAAGCGCGCACGCTCAACGAGGCGCACCGCCAGACCATTCCCTGGGCGATGGAAAACACCCCAATGCCCATGTCCGGCGGCGCCCACGCCGAGCACATGGCCCATGGTTCCGGCGGTATGGCGATGCCGCAGATCAGTCTGCAGCAGGTGGTCGATACCGCCGACAAGGCCGGCGTGGCACCGGGCTATGCCATCGCGTTGCCCAAGGGCGCGGAGGGCGTGTTCACCGTCTCGGTGTTCGCCGACGATTCGCGCAACGACGCCACCCTGCACATCGACCAGTACACCGGCAAAGTACTCGCCGACGTGCGCTGGAAGGACTACGGGCTGGTGGCCAAGGGCGTCGAATCCGGCGTGATGCTGCATGAAGGCAAGATGTTCGGCCTGTTCAACCAACTGCTCATGCTCGGCGTCTGCCTGATGATCCTGCTCAGCGCGGTCAGCGGCCTGTGGATTTGGTGGAAGCGCCGTCCGCAGGGGCGCCTCGGCGTGCCGCCGATGCCGCACGCGCTGCCGGTATGGAAGGGCGGGGTGGCGATCATGATCGCCCTCGGCGTCGCCTTCCCACTGGTGGGAGCGTCGCTGCTGCTGGTATGGGCGCTGGATTGGGTCGTGCTGTCGCGGATCAAGCCGCGCAGCCCGGCGCTGGGCTGA
- the leuA gene encoding 2-isopropylmalate synthase, translating to MSMLKDPSKKYRAFTQITLPDRTWPDKIIDKAPIWLSTDLRDGNQSLIEPMDAEKKMRFFKCLVQVGLKEIEVGFPSASQTDFDFVRELIENDHIPDDVTIQVLTQARDDLIERTFESLKGAKKAIVHYYNACAPSFRKIVFNQDKAGVKAIAVAAGQTIKRLAEAAPETQWGFEYSPEVFSSTETDFAVEVCNAVIDVFQPTPANRLILNLPATVECATPNNYADQIEWFGRQINKRDSVLLSLHTHNDRGTGVAASELALMAGADRVEGCLFGNGERTGNLCLVTMALNMYTQGIDPELDFSDIDAVRKVVEECNQIPVHPRHPYVGDLVHTAFSGSHQDAIRKGFAQQKEDAVWEVPYLPIDPADIGRSYEAVIRVNSQSGKGGITFLLEQEYGISLPRRMQIEFSQVVQNETDRLGLEMTAEQIYTLLQTEYLQAVSPFGLKNYRLQEENGICAIDIDVTHKGEQHRWHGKGKGTLEALVASLPVDVEIMDYNEHAIGAGTNARAAAYIELRVEGGRSLHGIGIDENITTASFRALFSALNRAVTLGHAKAA from the coding sequence ATGAGCATGTTGAAAGACCCGTCGAAGAAATACCGCGCCTTCACCCAGATCACCCTGCCCGACCGCACCTGGCCGGACAAGATCATCGACAAGGCGCCCATCTGGCTTTCGACCGACCTGCGCGACGGCAACCAGTCCCTGATCGAGCCGATGGACGCCGAGAAGAAGATGCGTTTCTTCAAGTGCCTGGTGCAGGTCGGCCTGAAGGAAATCGAAGTGGGCTTCCCGTCCGCCTCGCAGACTGACTTCGACTTCGTGCGTGAACTGATCGAGAACGACCACATTCCCGATGACGTCACCATCCAGGTGCTGACCCAGGCCCGCGACGACCTCATCGAGCGCACCTTCGAATCCCTCAAGGGCGCGAAGAAGGCCATCGTCCACTACTACAACGCCTGCGCGCCGAGCTTCCGCAAGATCGTCTTCAACCAGGACAAGGCCGGCGTGAAAGCCATCGCCGTGGCCGCCGGCCAGACCATCAAGCGCCTGGCCGAAGCCGCTCCGGAAACCCAGTGGGGCTTCGAGTACTCGCCGGAAGTGTTCAGCTCCACCGAGACCGATTTCGCCGTCGAGGTGTGCAACGCGGTGATCGACGTGTTCCAGCCGACCCCGGCTAACCGCCTGATCCTCAACCTGCCCGCCACCGTCGAGTGCGCCACGCCGAACAACTACGCCGACCAGATCGAATGGTTCGGCCGCCAGATCAACAAGCGCGACAGCGTGCTGCTCAGCCTGCACACCCACAACGACCGTGGCACTGGCGTGGCCGCTTCGGAACTGGCCCTGATGGCCGGTGCCGACCGCGTCGAAGGCTGCCTGTTCGGCAACGGCGAGCGCACCGGTAACCTGTGCCTGGTGACCATGGCGCTGAACATGTACACCCAGGGCATCGACCCCGAGCTGGACTTCTCCGACATCGATGCCGTGCGCAAGGTGGTGGAAGAGTGCAACCAGATTCCGGTGCACCCGCGTCACCCGTATGTCGGTGACCTGGTCCACACCGCCTTCTCCGGCTCCCACCAGGACGCCATCCGCAAGGGCTTCGCCCAGCAGAAGGAAGACGCCGTGTGGGAAGTGCCGTACCTGCCGATCGACCCGGCGGACATCGGCCGCAGCTACGAGGCAGTGATCCGTGTGAACAGCCAGTCCGGCAAAGGCGGCATCACCTTCCTGCTCGAACAGGAATACGGCATCAGCCTGCCGCGCCGCATGCAGATCGAGTTCAGCCAGGTGGTGCAGAACGAGACCGACCGCCTCGGCCTGGAAATGACTGCCGAGCAGATCTACACCCTGCTGCAGACCGAGTACCTGCAGGCCGTTTCTCCGTTCGGCCTGAAGAACTATCGCCTGCAGGAAGAGAACGGTATCTGCGCCATCGACATCGACGTGACCCACAAGGGCGAACAGCACCGCTGGCACGGCAAGGGCAAGGGCACGCTGGAAGCCCTGGTCGCCTCGCTGCCGGTGGACGTTGAGATCATGGACTACAACGAGCACGCCATCGGCGCCGGCACCAATGCCCGCGCAGCCGCCTACATCGAATTGCGCGTCGAGGGTGGTCGTTCGCTGCACGGTATCGGCATCGATGAAAACATCACCACCGCCAGTTTCCGTGCGCTGTTCAGCGCCCTGAACCGTGCGGTGACGCTGGGCCACGCGAAAGCCGCGTAA
- a CDS encoding spinster family MFS transporter: MNPQSPHPQSIRASRYSWYVVVLCMVAYIFSFVDRQILSLMIEPIKADLQISDTQFSLLSGLAFSLFYAFMGLPIAYLADRSSRVRIIAIGVAFWSIATAACGLSKNFLQMFLARMSVGVGEAALTPATYSMLADLFPKEKLGRALGLYSMGAFLGGGLAFLVGGYVIEALRDVPAIDLGWLGQVRSWQIAFFIVGLPGVLVALLIALTIRDPARKLGDREQKATVRDGLRFLGRHRATFACHYLGFSFFAMCQYALMGWAPAMYIRQYGLSPLEVGYILGGILLVLNTAGVFCAGWLVDVLQKRGRSDAALISGMLGAACTIPFVIGSVTAGSLQLSVLLMGPAMFFCAFCISTSAAAMQVLTPNRLRAQVSALFLLVSNLIGLGVGTTLVALLTDQYFKDPKAVGSSIGIIVTLAGLLCLWLLGNGRKHFRRSLGQEQTIQPEAVSLDSTAATN; this comes from the coding sequence GTGAACCCGCAATCTCCCCACCCGCAATCCATCCGTGCTTCCCGTTATTCCTGGTATGTCGTCGTGCTGTGCATGGTGGCGTACATCTTCTCCTTCGTTGACCGGCAGATACTCTCGCTGATGATCGAGCCGATCAAAGCCGACCTGCAGATCAGCGACACCCAGTTCAGTCTGCTCAGCGGGCTGGCCTTCTCGCTGTTCTATGCCTTCATGGGCCTGCCCATCGCGTATCTCGCCGACCGCTCTTCGCGGGTCAGGATCATCGCCATCGGCGTGGCCTTCTGGAGCATCGCCACCGCGGCGTGCGGGCTGTCGAAGAACTTCCTGCAGATGTTCCTCGCGCGCATGAGCGTAGGCGTCGGCGAGGCGGCGCTGACGCCGGCGACCTACTCGATGCTCGCCGACCTGTTCCCCAAGGAGAAACTCGGCCGCGCACTGGGGCTTTACTCCATGGGCGCCTTCCTCGGCGGCGGCCTGGCCTTCCTCGTCGGTGGCTACGTAATCGAAGCACTGCGCGACGTGCCGGCCATCGACCTGGGCTGGCTGGGCCAGGTGCGTTCCTGGCAGATCGCCTTCTTCATCGTCGGCTTGCCCGGCGTGCTGGTGGCGCTGCTGATCGCGCTGACCATCCGCGACCCGGCGCGCAAGCTGGGCGATCGGGAACAAAAGGCAACGGTTCGTGACGGGCTGCGTTTCCTGGGCCGCCACCGCGCCACCTTCGCCTGCCACTACCTGGGTTTCTCCTTCTTCGCCATGTGCCAGTACGCGCTGATGGGCTGGGCACCGGCCATGTACATCCGCCAGTATGGCCTGTCGCCGCTGGAGGTCGGCTACATCCTTGGCGGCATCCTGCTGGTGCTCAACACCGCCGGGGTGTTCTGCGCCGGTTGGCTGGTGGACGTGCTGCAGAAGCGCGGGCGCAGCGACGCCGCGCTGATCAGCGGCATGCTCGGCGCCGCCTGCACCATTCCCTTCGTCATCGGCTCCGTGACGGCCGGCAGCCTGCAGCTGTCGGTGCTGCTGATGGGGCCGGCGATGTTCTTCTGCGCCTTCTGCATCTCCACCTCGGCGGCGGCCATGCAGGTGCTCACGCCCAACCGCCTGCGCGCACAGGTGTCGGCGCTGTTCCTGCTGGTCTCCAACCTGATCGGCCTGGGCGTCGGCACCACCCTCGTTGCACTGCTCACCGACCAGTACTTCAAGGACCCGAAGGCCGTCGGCTCCTCCATCGGCATCATTGTCACCCTCGCCGGGCTGCTCTGCCTGTGGCTGCTGGGCAACGGCCGCAAGCACTTCCGCCGCAGCCTGGGCCAGGAGCAAACAATCCAGCCTGAAGCCGTATCGCTGGATAGCACCGCCGCCACGAACTGA
- a CDS encoding TonB-dependent copper receptor, translating into MTRMLMRRRQSAAGLRALCALTALGGFTAVPVLAEEEDHSAHSTNALVTELSPSVITAVAQSSPLTIVTDPKQPRQPIPASDGADYLKTIPGFSAIRNGGTNGDPVLRGMFGSRLNILTNGSTMLGACPARMDAPTSYISPETYDKLTVVKGPETVIWGPGASAGTIRFDREPERFGELGTRVNGSIVAGSNGRFDRVLDAAAGGPLGYVRVTGNKSQSDDYEDGSGNTVPSRWNKWNGDVAVGWTPDADTLVELTAGKGDGEARYAGRGMDGSQFKRESLGLRFEKSNIGEVLDKLEAQVYYNYADHVMDNYSLRTPSGMGMMAGPMASNVDRRTLGGRLAATWRWDDFKLITGVDAQTNEHRERSGMGINTYDEQPWDKDAVFHNYGAFGELTWYAADRARLITGARLDRASVKDYRQTSGSGMMAMPNPTADDTRADTLPSGFARYEHDLADTPTTLYVGLGHVQRFPDYWELFSPDKGPTGSVNAFDSIKPEKTTQLDFGAQYEDEKLKAWASGYVGVIRDYILFDYMPGGMMGRTSQARNVDARIMGGELGAAYALTSNWTADGTLAYAWGKNTTDDTALPQMPPLEARFGLTYEDGDWSAGGLWRVVAHQGRIAENQGNVVGYDFDESPGFAVFSLNGAYKLSKNLKVSTGVDNLFDKDYAEHLNLAGNAGFGYPANDPESIHEPGRTFWTKVDFSF; encoded by the coding sequence ATGACCCGCATGCTTATGCGCCGTCGGCAAAGTGCCGCCGGCCTGCGCGCCCTCTGCGCGCTGACCGCCCTTGGCGGTTTCACTGCCGTCCCCGTGCTGGCCGAGGAAGAAGATCACTCGGCACACTCCACCAATGCGTTGGTTACCGAGCTGTCGCCCAGCGTCATCACCGCCGTGGCGCAGAGTTCACCGCTGACCATCGTCACGGACCCCAAACAGCCGCGCCAGCCGATCCCTGCCAGCGATGGTGCCGATTACCTCAAGACCATCCCCGGCTTCTCCGCCATCCGCAACGGCGGCACCAATGGCGACCCGGTGCTGCGCGGGATGTTCGGCTCGCGCCTGAACATCCTCACCAACGGCAGCACCATGCTCGGCGCCTGCCCGGCGCGGATGGATGCGCCGACTTCCTATATCTCGCCGGAAACCTACGACAAGCTCACCGTGGTGAAAGGCCCGGAAACCGTGATCTGGGGCCCAGGCGCCTCGGCCGGCACCATCCGCTTCGACCGTGAGCCGGAGCGCTTCGGCGAACTGGGCACACGGGTCAACGGCAGCATCGTCGCCGGCTCCAATGGCCGCTTCGACCGCGTGCTGGACGCCGCCGCCGGCGGACCGCTGGGCTACGTGCGGGTCACCGGCAACAAGTCGCAATCCGATGACTACGAGGACGGCAGCGGCAACACCGTGCCCTCGCGCTGGAACAAGTGGAACGGCGACGTGGCCGTGGGCTGGACACCGGACGCCGACACCCTGGTCGAGCTCACCGCCGGCAAGGGCGATGGTGAAGCGCGTTACGCCGGGCGCGGCATGGACGGCTCGCAATTCAAGCGCGAGAGCCTTGGCCTGCGCTTCGAGAAGTCCAACATCGGCGAAGTGCTCGACAAGCTGGAGGCGCAGGTCTACTACAACTACGCCGACCACGTGATGGACAACTACAGCCTGCGCACGCCCTCGGGCATGGGCATGATGGCTGGCCCCATGGCGTCCAACGTTGATCGCCGCACTCTTGGCGGGCGACTGGCCGCCACCTGGCGCTGGGACGACTTCAAGCTGATCACCGGCGTCGATGCGCAGACCAATGAGCACCGCGAACGCAGTGGCATGGGCATCAACACCTATGACGAGCAGCCGTGGGACAAGGACGCCGTGTTCCACAACTACGGCGCCTTCGGCGAGCTGACCTGGTACGCCGCCGACCGCGCCCGCCTGATCACCGGCGCGCGCCTGGACCGCGCCTCGGTCAAGGATTACCGGCAGACCAGCGGCTCGGGGATGATGGCGATGCCCAACCCCACCGCCGACGACACCCGCGCCGATACCCTGCCCAGCGGTTTTGCTCGCTACGAGCACGACCTCGCCGATACGCCGACCACGCTCTACGTCGGCCTCGGTCACGTGCAGCGCTTCCCCGACTACTGGGAGCTGTTCTCCCCGGACAAGGGCCCGACCGGCTCGGTCAACGCCTTCGACAGCATCAAACCGGAGAAAACCACCCAGCTGGACTTCGGTGCGCAGTACGAGGACGAGAAGCTCAAGGCGTGGGCGTCCGGCTATGTCGGCGTGATCCGTGACTACATCCTGTTCGACTACATGCCCGGCGGCATGATGGGCCGCACCTCCCAGGCGCGGAACGTCGATGCCCGCATCATGGGTGGCGAACTGGGCGCGGCCTACGCGCTGACCAGCAACTGGACCGCCGACGGCACCCTGGCCTACGCCTGGGGCAAGAACACCACCGACGACACCGCGCTGCCGCAGATGCCGCCGCTGGAGGCGCGTTTTGGCCTGACCTACGAGGACGGTGACTGGAGCGCCGGCGGTCTCTGGCGCGTGGTCGCGCACCAGGGACGCATCGCCGAGAACCAGGGCAACGTGGTCGGCTACGACTTCGACGAAAGCCCCGGCTTCGCGGTGTTCTCGCTCAACGGCGCGTACAAGCTGAGCAAGAACCTCAAGGTCAGCACCGGCGTCGACAACCTGTTCGACAAGGACTACGCCGAGCACCTGAACCTGGCGGGCAACGCCGGCTTCGGCTACCCGGCCAACGACCCCGAATCGATCCACGAGCCGGGACGTACGTTCTGGACCAAAGTGGACTTCAGCTTCTAA
- a CDS encoding copper chaperone PCu(A)C: MRKTLLAFAVLLGFSGAAMAHEYEAGNLHIDHPWSLLLPANSVNGAAYFIVQNHGKDADRLLGADTDRAASAEIHQHVEKDGMMKMQKVEGVDIPAGGKVVFAPGQYHLMLFGLKKPLTDGERFPLTLHFQKAGDVKVEIAVQKDAPKGTDMGHDMHGMKMN; this comes from the coding sequence ATGCGTAAAACCCTGCTCGCTTTCGCTGTCCTGCTGGGCTTCTCCGGGGCCGCCATGGCCCACGAATACGAGGCTGGCAACCTGCACATCGACCATCCCTGGTCGCTGTTGCTGCCGGCCAACTCGGTGAACGGCGCGGCCTACTTCATCGTGCAGAACCACGGCAAGGACGCGGACCGCCTGCTCGGCGCCGATACCGACCGCGCCGCCAGCGCCGAAATCCACCAGCACGTGGAGAAGGACGGCATGATGAAGATGCAGAAAGTCGAGGGCGTGGACATCCCCGCTGGCGGCAAAGTCGTCTTCGCGCCTGGCCAGTACCACCTGATGCTGTTCGGCCTGAAGAAGCCGCTCACCGATGGCGAGCGCTTCCCGTTGACCCTGCACTTCCAGAAGGCCGGCGACGTGAAGGTCGAGATCGCCGTGCAGAAGGACGCCCCGAAAGGCACCGACATGGGCCACGACATGCACGGCATGAAGATGAACTGA
- a CDS encoding GNAT family N-acetyltransferase: MSDRLLRPLVWAQDGEWLLGFDGSYSSDSILRIESAADGFILREERLPEAQTKRYPFADLKDDVTAADWTAVVVDEEGERLGFAIARYEIWNRRAVLDDLFVLPKARGVGVGKQLLEGCLDWARGTEARHLWLETQNLNLPAVGFYRSRGFSLSGLSTDLYDPAQVLPGEMALFFSYPLA, encoded by the coding sequence ATGAGCGACCGGCTCCTGCGTCCGCTGGTGTGGGCGCAAGACGGCGAGTGGCTGCTGGGTTTCGACGGCAGCTACTCGAGCGACTCGATCCTGCGCATCGAGAGCGCCGCCGATGGTTTCATCCTGCGCGAGGAGCGCCTGCCCGAGGCGCAGACCAAGCGCTATCCCTTCGCTGATCTGAAAGATGACGTCACGGCGGCCGACTGGACCGCCGTGGTCGTCGACGAAGAAGGCGAGCGCCTGGGCTTCGCCATCGCCCGCTACGAAATCTGGAATCGCCGCGCGGTACTGGACGACCTGTTCGTCCTCCCCAAGGCGCGAGGGGTGGGCGTAGGCAAGCAACTGCTGGAAGGCTGCCTGGACTGGGCGCGCGGCACCGAGGCGCGCCACCTGTGGCTGGAAACCCAGAACCTCAACCTGCCGGCGGTAGGCTTCTACCGCTCCCGCGGCTTCTCCCTCAGCGGGCTTTCCACCGACCTCTACGACCCGGCGCAGGTGCTGCCCGGGGAGATGGCGCTGTTCTTCAGTTACCCGCTGGCCTGA
- a CDS encoding DUF2946 domain-containing protein translates to MTRRTRQGVGTWLALFAMLMIYVGPLVSQSMPMDHPMPMDHVMPMEHGKAMDHGAAVAAMDEMACSDGHRAVVQHAAPTSHGEQPLTADAFMEKCGYCSLLIHSPPLTPPPVVIDHGLPAVGAPVAQTVSSRIPASPVFPGARSRAPPFPIG, encoded by the coding sequence GTGACCCGTCGCACGCGACAAGGCGTAGGAACCTGGCTGGCACTGTTCGCCATGCTGATGATCTATGTCGGCCCGCTGGTTTCCCAGTCGATGCCGATGGATCACCCTATGCCCATGGATCACGTCATGCCGATGGAGCATGGCAAGGCGATGGACCATGGCGCGGCGGTCGCCGCCATGGACGAAATGGCCTGTTCGGATGGGCACCGGGCAGTTGTACAACACGCGGCACCGACTTCCCACGGCGAACAGCCGCTCACCGCCGACGCCTTCATGGAGAAGTGCGGCTACTGCAGCCTGCTGATCCATAGCCCGCCGCTGACGCCGCCGCCGGTCGTGATCGACCACGGCCTGCCTGCCGTCGGTGCGCCTGTCGCCCAGACCGTTTCCTCCCGCATTCCCGCCTCGCCGGTCTTCCCCGGCGCCCGCTCCCGCGCACCTCCGTTCCCGATCGGCTGA
- a CDS encoding M23 family metallopeptidase, with protein sequence MFRLLCLLAATLLALPAHAEGFISRTLNKPVPGGVAVVQLGQDAAVPTATYQGKPVLVVREEGRGWIAIVGIPLTAKTGSQQIAVKQAGASRNLGFTVGAKHYKEQRITLKNTRQVNPLPEDLKRISRELAEQTAAYRSFSPGTPSNLVLDKPVNGPLSSPFGLRRFFNGEERNPHSGLDFAVPAGTPIKTPAAGKVILIGNYFFNGNTVFVDHGQGFISMFCHMSKIDVKLGDQLPRGGVVGRVGATGRATGPHMHWNVSLNDARVDPAIFIGAFKP encoded by the coding sequence ATGTTCCGACTCCTCTGCCTGCTCGCCGCTACCCTTCTCGCCCTGCCCGCCCACGCTGAAGGCTTCATCAGTCGCACCCTGAACAAGCCGGTACCCGGCGGGGTCGCCGTGGTGCAACTGGGCCAGGATGCCGCCGTGCCGACTGCCACCTATCAGGGAAAACCGGTACTGGTGGTGCGCGAGGAAGGCCGCGGCTGGATCGCCATCGTCGGCATCCCGCTGACCGCTAAGACCGGCAGCCAGCAGATCGCCGTGAAGCAGGCCGGCGCGAGCCGCAACCTCGGTTTCACCGTTGGCGCCAAGCACTATAAAGAGCAGCGCATCACCCTGAAGAACACCCGCCAGGTGAACCCGCTGCCCGAAGACCTCAAGCGCATCAGCCGCGAGCTGGCCGAGCAGACCGCCGCCTACCGCAGCTTCAGCCCCGGCACGCCGAGCAACCTGGTGCTGGACAAACCGGTCAACGGTCCGCTTTCCAGCCCCTTCGGCCTGCGCCGCTTCTTCAACGGCGAGGAACGCAACCCGCACTCGGGCCTCGACTTCGCCGTGCCCGCCGGCACGCCAATCAAGACACCGGCCGCCGGCAAGGTGATCCTGATCGGCAACTACTTCTTCAACGGCAACACCGTGTTCGTCGACCATGGCCAGGGCTTCATCAGCATGTTCTGCCACATGTCGAAGATCGACGTGAAGCTCGGCGACCAGCTCCCGCGCGGCGGCGTGGTTGGCCGTGTCGGCGCCACCGGCCGCGCCACCGGGCCGCACATGCACTGGAACGTCAGCCTGAACGACGCCCGCGTCGACCCGGCGATCTTCATCGGCGCGTTCAAGCCCTGA